In Sulfurisphaera javensis, a single genomic region encodes these proteins:
- a CDS encoding NAD-dependent epimerase/dehydratase family protein, whose amino-acid sequence MRIFITSLGFIATHVAEILSSSNEVILTYRNLNPVKKLYKEILEEKGVKLIKLDILTERDKLKEEIKKSDVIINFIGEISGDERTLYIANVEIPKIIAMTIKEVNNKALFIHTSGSTYGITGEVKIEKELGEGFNPQTPFEITKLQGEKEVYSIAKGNFPLVILRPTLVYGKYAAHIQFVIMYRLVKMGIIPKTGISFMPISANYIGKMILELIKEKPELLYFYATECEPVSLDSFFEIYSKALGKKTIKIPIPKGIVKSALPKEIRSLIRYEGTKYDCSIAKKLLNDLKFNENEVYQNALFLKELDKKKILIPT is encoded by the coding sequence ATGAGAATTTTCATAACTAGTTTAGGATTTATTGCAACTCATGTTGCTGAAATTTTATCCTCTTCAAATGAAGTTATATTAACTTATAGGAACCTAAATCCTGTTAAAAAGTTATATAAAGAGATATTGGAAGAAAAAGGTGTCAAATTAATAAAACTTGATATCTTGACAGAAAGAGATAAATTAAAGGAAGAAATAAAGAAGAGTGATGTAATAATTAATTTTATAGGTGAAATTAGTGGTGATGAGAGAACTCTTTATATTGCTAACGTAGAAATACCTAAAATAATTGCAATGACGATAAAGGAAGTAAATAACAAGGCTCTTTTTATCCATACTTCCGGTTCGACATATGGAATTACCGGGGAAGTGAAAATTGAAAAAGAATTAGGAGAAGGGTTCAATCCTCAGACACCTTTCGAGATAACAAAATTACAAGGTGAAAAAGAAGTATATTCAATTGCTAAAGGTAATTTTCCTTTAGTAATCCTTAGGCCAACTTTAGTTTATGGAAAATATGCTGCACATATTCAATTCGTAATTATGTATAGGCTTGTAAAAATGGGAATAATCCCTAAAACTGGTATATCGTTTATGCCTATAAGTGCTAATTATATTGGTAAAATGATTTTAGAATTAATTAAGGAAAAACCAGAATTACTTTATTTTTACGCAACTGAGTGTGAACCAGTATCTTTAGACTCCTTTTTTGAAATATACTCTAAGGCTTTAGGTAAAAAGACAATTAAAATCCCAATTCCTAAAGGCATAGTAAAATCAGCATTACCAAAAGAAATTAGGAGTTTAATAAGATATGAAGGAACTAAATATGATTGTAGCATTGCAAAAAAACTTCTTAATGATTTAAAATTCAATGAAAATGAAGTATATCAAAACGCATTATTCTTGAAAGAGTTAGATAAAAAGAAAATACTTATCCCAACTTAA
- the lrs14 gene encoding HTH-type transcriptional regulator Lrs14 translates to MELEVTKIRLPSGKEVGIIEALSFCYDISDTDFQVLKVLLNSEGKNEDSLAEMLKLSKASINRSVNKLVSLGFVERVKDSSSKGGRPRYIYKAIPTEKLIEKIVNDFKRCAELFGQLIPRELGKQQ, encoded by the coding sequence ATGGAATTAGAAGTAACTAAAATAAGACTTCCTAGCGGGAAAGAAGTAGGAATAATTGAGGCCCTTAGTTTCTGCTACGATATCTCGGACACAGATTTCCAAGTTCTTAAAGTTTTACTAAATAGCGAAGGTAAAAACGAAGATTCGTTAGCTGAAATGTTAAAACTATCCAAGGCTTCCATAAATAGGAGTGTTAACAAATTAGTTTCCTTAGGATTTGTAGAGAGAGTTAAGGACTCTTCTTCTAAGGGAGGAAGACCAAGGTACATATACAAAGCTATACCCACAGAAAAATTAATTGAGAAAATTGTTAATGACTTCAAGAGATGTGCTGAACTTTTTGGTCAATTAATTCCGAGAGAATTAGGCAAACAACAATAA
- a CDS encoding CoB--CoM heterodisulfide reductase iron-sulfur subunit B family protein produces the protein MSLRINNPYGKVAFYPGCSLDGMGKMYDVSLALVAKDLGLEYEKIEDYNCCGALEVKNVNTMAGLLLPARNLSLARQMGADTVMSACPGCHYSLSRTHYYMTKYPKLKEKVNAYLEKMGEKPYDLKLLMIHAVEFIYNTVGPEGIKARVKRPLNGLKVAPYYGCLYARPKQYILTGYMKIKDDPERPFFMDKLLEATGAEPVPFEAKTMCCGGPHVYSDANVALNLEARILKEARRNGAELLVVDCPLGGVAFENNMNKIAELYGEDLRMPVVYFSQLLAFAFGHSPEEALLNANLTNPMSVLKRYL, from the coding sequence ATGAGTCTCAGAATAAATAATCCTTATGGTAAAGTAGCCTTCTATCCTGGTTGTTCCTTAGATGGTATGGGGAAAATGTATGATGTATCATTAGCATTAGTAGCGAAAGATTTAGGATTAGAATATGAAAAAATTGAAGATTATAACTGTTGTGGTGCATTGGAAGTTAAGAACGTTAATACAATGGCTGGTTTATTACTACCTGCAAGAAATCTATCATTAGCAAGACAAATGGGAGCAGACACTGTAATGTCTGCATGTCCGGGTTGTCACTATTCTCTATCAAGAACTCACTATTATATGACAAAGTATCCTAAATTAAAAGAGAAAGTAAACGCTTATCTAGAGAAGATGGGAGAAAAACCATATGATTTAAAACTATTAATGATTCATGCTGTTGAGTTTATTTATAACACTGTAGGACCAGAAGGAATTAAGGCTAGAGTCAAGAGACCATTAAATGGGCTTAAGGTTGCCCCTTACTATGGTTGTTTATATGCAAGACCTAAGCAATACATACTCACTGGATATATGAAAATTAAGGATGACCCAGAAAGACCATTCTTCATGGACAAGTTATTAGAGGCTACCGGAGCTGAACCAGTTCCATTTGAAGCAAAGACTATGTGCTGTGGAGGACCTCATGTATATTCTGATGCAAATGTTGCTCTAAATCTGGAAGCAAGAATATTAAAAGAAGCGAGAAGGAACGGTGCTGAATTGTTAGTTGTTGACTGTCCATTAGGTGGTGTAGCTTTTGAGAATAATATGAATAAGATTGCTGAACTATACGGTGAAGATCTAAGAATGCCAGTAGTGTATTTCAGTCAGTTGTTAGCTTTTGCATTTGGTCACTCCCCAGAGGAAGCATTGTTAAATGCGAACTTGACGAATCCAATGAGTGTATTAAAGAGGTACTTGTAA
- a CDS encoding 4Fe-4S dicluster domain-containing protein: MPIPELEKPIIKGVIQKDKVIVDGVELDGTWNAFLIERTQTGYDPSVWDEIANTLEGYTISACWQCGTCTSGCTMREYDPNYSPRRFIDLARKGDKQGLIELQNSLWRCVSCQKCTHRCPKGVLVEEVVHAIHNYLLKHGLVKKDPGTVFDELFLETVMSNGGRISELTLGAASAKAGFLTLSLKDLIVMGGAMLRSGLVKDLLKPNKVKNWDRIKKVLEEAMQEEVLPE, encoded by the coding sequence ATGCCCATTCCTGAGTTAGAAAAACCAATTATAAAAGGAGTTATTCAAAAAGATAAAGTAATAGTAGATGGTGTAGAATTAGACGGTACTTGGAACGCATTTTTAATAGAGAGAACACAAACTGGTTATGATCCCTCAGTATGGGATGAAATAGCAAATACATTAGAAGGCTATACTATTAGTGCATGCTGGCAGTGCGGAACTTGTACCTCAGGTTGTACAATGAGAGAATACGATCCAAACTACAGCCCAAGAAGGTTTATTGACTTAGCTAGAAAAGGAGACAAACAAGGATTAATTGAATTACAAAACAGTTTATGGAGATGCGTATCCTGCCAAAAATGTACTCACAGATGTCCTAAAGGAGTATTAGTAGAGGAAGTAGTACATGCAATTCATAATTACTTACTAAAACATGGTTTAGTAAAGAAAGATCCGGGTACGGTATTTGATGAGCTATTTCTAGAGACTGTTATGAGTAATGGAGGAAGAATTTCAGAATTGACACTTGGTGCAGCATCAGCTAAAGCTGGATTCTTAACGTTAAGTCTTAAGGATCTTATAGTTATGGGTGGAGCTATGTTAAGATCTGGGTTAGTTAAAGATTTGTTAAAACCAAATAAAGTAAAGAATTGGGATAGAATAAAGAAAGTTTTAGAAGAAGCAATGCAAGAGGAGGTGTTACCAGAATGA
- a CDS encoding CoB--CoM heterodisulfide reductase iron-sulfur subunit A family protein, whose product MAGEKVLVIGAGPAGLSATKELANLGINVVLVERESFLGGTPKRLKYSLLFPELRPAAEVIDPLIKSVQENKNVKIYLESIVDSVKQEGNGFTVNIKDKSGKITTEKVNAIIAASGFEHFDSRRKYEYGYGIIPNIYQISDIEGMLSENRLVTTKGTPPKRVAILLCVGSRDATVGNTYCSRVCCAVSIKQAMEIKQRIPDAVVHIYYMDIRTYGLMEDKLYWKAQLDYRVGFIRGRISEFMRGPNDTVIIKGEDTMNLNRALVVPYDMVILANGMELGLGSKQVAKVLGLEFESHGFVKPLDPDRLPVQSTKKGIFLAGAITGPKTISDSITEGYAAAMKAYEYIMKGTWEEPVKVATAEVAHH is encoded by the coding sequence ATGGCCGGTGAAAAAGTTCTCGTAATAGGTGCTGGACCAGCAGGATTATCTGCTACTAAGGAGTTAGCTAATTTGGGTATTAATGTAGTACTAGTTGAAAGGGAATCATTCCTAGGTGGAACTCCTAAAAGATTAAAGTATAGTTTATTATTTCCAGAATTAAGGCCTGCTGCTGAAGTAATTGATCCATTAATTAAATCTGTTCAAGAAAATAAAAATGTTAAGATCTATCTTGAGAGCATAGTAGATAGTGTTAAGCAAGAAGGAAATGGTTTTACAGTAAATATTAAGGATAAGAGTGGAAAGATAACTACTGAGAAAGTAAATGCTATTATAGCTGCTTCTGGTTTTGAACATTTTGACTCAAGGAGAAAATATGAATATGGTTATGGTATAATACCAAACATTTATCAGATTTCTGATATTGAGGGAATGTTATCAGAAAATAGATTAGTAACTACTAAGGGAACTCCACCAAAGAGAGTAGCAATATTATTATGTGTAGGTTCAAGAGATGCTACTGTTGGAAATACTTATTGTTCAAGAGTATGCTGTGCAGTGTCAATTAAACAAGCTATGGAGATAAAGCAAAGAATTCCTGACGCAGTAGTTCACATTTACTACATGGATATAAGAACTTATGGATTAATGGAGGATAAATTGTATTGGAAAGCACAATTAGATTATAGAGTAGGATTTATTAGAGGAAGAATTTCTGAGTTCATGAGAGGGCCAAATGATACAGTAATAATTAAGGGAGAAGACACAATGAATCTTAACAGAGCTTTAGTAGTTCCATACGATATGGTAATATTGGCAAATGGTATGGAGCTAGGTTTAGGATCAAAACAAGTAGCTAAAGTATTAGGATTAGAGTTTGAAAGTCATGGTTTCGTAAAGCCATTAGATCCAGATAGATTACCAGTACAGTCAACAAAGAAAGGAATATTCTTAGCTGGTGCTATAACTGGTCCTAAGACAATATCAGATTCGATAACCGAAGGATATGCAGCTGCTATGAAGGCTTATGAATATATAATGAAGGGTACATGGGAGGAACCAGTAAAGGTAGCTACTGCTGAGGTGGCTCATCATTAA
- a CDS encoding heterodisulfide reductase-related iron-sulfur binding cluster — protein sequence MVTQEEKKLHEEIKEAFPYAEDVDWNEVYQRIIYKYSTPHGLQHVKEELYKLEDEGEIIVHHIKPYNNPVEVQTLNGFPKKIPTTKLWNHKSCGQCGHIPGYPTSVFWIMNKLEIDYLDEPHQTSCTGWNYHASGASNPVALAGVYVRNMWRAYETGYFPLIHCGTSFGHYKEVRNMIVLHKEIRDKLRPIMRKLDMDIVVPEEVVHYSEWLFVMSKKAAQHKKYDLSNIKAAVHTPCHVYKLVPEDTIYDPSVFEGRRPAAPTGTVLNFGAKIVDYSTWWDCCGFGFRHILTEREFSRSFALFKKVIPAVEEGHADVFVTSDTGCVTTLDKSQWAGKAHGFNYNLPVLADAQFAAIMMGADPYKIGQIHWHATDVEGFLRKVGVPVDEYKEQFLQYLADLREGKRQPEYIYKPHRKIDFYLALPDRVKWYKGEQAVQK from the coding sequence ATGGTTACTCAAGAAGAAAAAAAGTTGCATGAAGAGATAAAAGAGGCCTTTCCTTATGCCGAAGATGTAGACTGGAATGAAGTATATCAAAGAATTATTTACAAATATAGTACTCCTCACGGTTTACAGCACGTTAAAGAAGAACTATACAAATTAGAGGATGAAGGAGAAATAATTGTCCATCATATAAAGCCTTATAACAATCCAGTAGAAGTACAAACATTAAATGGTTTTCCAAAGAAAATACCAACTACAAAATTATGGAATCATAAGAGCTGTGGACAATGTGGTCATATTCCTGGATACCCAACATCAGTATTCTGGATAATGAATAAACTAGAGATTGATTATTTGGATGAACCTCATCAGACTTCATGTACTGGTTGGAATTATCATGCATCTGGTGCCTCTAATCCAGTAGCCTTAGCTGGTGTATATGTAAGAAACATGTGGAGGGCTTATGAAACTGGATACTTCCCATTAATACACTGTGGAACATCATTTGGACATTACAAAGAAGTAAGAAACATGATAGTATTACATAAGGAAATTAGAGATAAGTTAAGACCAATAATGAGAAAATTAGATATGGATATTGTAGTTCCAGAGGAAGTTGTACACTATTCTGAATGGCTATTCGTTATGAGTAAAAAAGCTGCTCAGCATAAGAAATACGATTTAAGCAACATAAAAGCAGCAGTTCACACACCATGTCACGTTTACAAATTAGTACCAGAAGATACAATTTATGATCCATCAGTATTTGAGGGAAGAAGACCAGCAGCACCAACTGGAACAGTATTAAACTTTGGTGCTAAGATTGTTGATTACTCAACCTGGTGGGACTGCTGTGGTTTCGGATTTAGGCATATATTAACTGAGAGAGAATTCAGTAGAAGCTTTGCATTATTTAAGAAAGTAATTCCAGCAGTAGAAGAAGGTCATGCTGATGTATTTGTAACCTCTGACACTGGATGTGTAACTACATTAGATAAGAGCCAGTGGGCTGGAAAGGCTCATGGTTTTAACTATAACTTACCAGTATTGGCTGATGCTCAGTTTGCAGCAATAATGATGGGTGCGGATCCATACAAGATTGGTCAAATACATTGGCATGCTACTGACGTAGAAGGATTCTTAAGAAAAGTAGGAGTACCAGTAGATGAATATAAGGAGCAGTTCTTGCAATACTTAGCTGATCTAAGAGAAGGTAAGAGGCAACCAGAATATATATACAAACCACATAGAAAGATTGACTTCTACCTAGCTTTACCAGATAGAGTTAAGTGGTATAAGGGAGAGCAAGCTGTTCAAAAGTGA
- a CDS encoding 4Fe-4S dicluster domain-containing protein, with translation MASVKAIPLPDDPRVMDMAYDVQAIEPEELRNFESKLKPEERELAIKYWQAVKSDFRFNEYLRGCLNCGVCTSGCPAAKFYDFGPREMIQYMMRDAVDKIWEFVNKKVWACVQCYTCSMRCPFNNEIAGLIMLLREYAVQFGLPSAKEILAPYRRVLYTVMTTGNQVTPNMIQPEAFPDWGPQAVEESKNMDVYRKAVPVDLMQRTDIGWQTSLQTAVELMTIFIESGVLDAIKNVDEDLYEMIMDMYEERKQQLEEIKEKYMKGELNEDELPDNWMDL, from the coding sequence ATGGCTTCAGTAAAAGCTATTCCTCTACCAGACGATCCAAGAGTTATGGATATGGCTTATGATGTTCAAGCGATAGAACCAGAAGAACTAAGAAATTTTGAAAGCAAATTAAAACCGGAAGAAAGGGAACTTGCAATTAAATATTGGCAAGCTGTAAAATCAGATTTTAGGTTTAATGAATACTTAAGAGGATGTTTAAATTGTGGTGTTTGTACATCAGGTTGTCCAGCAGCTAAGTTCTACGATTTTGGACCAAGAGAAATGATCCAATATATGATGAGAGATGCAGTAGACAAGATATGGGAATTCGTTAATAAGAAAGTTTGGGCTTGCGTACAGTGTTACACATGCTCAATGAGGTGTCCATTTAACAATGAAATAGCTGGGTTAATCATGCTTTTGAGAGAATATGCAGTACAATTTGGTTTACCATCAGCTAAAGAAATCTTAGCTCCATATAGAAGAGTTTTGTATACTGTAATGACTACTGGTAACCAAGTTACACCAAATATGATTCAGCCAGAGGCATTCCCAGATTGGGGCCCACAAGCAGTTGAAGAGTCAAAGAATATGGATGTTTATAGAAAAGCAGTTCCAGTAGATTTAATGCAAAGAACAGATATTGGTTGGCAAACTTCTCTTCAGACAGCAGTAGAATTAATGACCATATTCATAGAGTCTGGAGTATTAGATGCAATAAAGAACGTTGATGAGGATTTGTATGAAATGATTATGGACATGTATGAAGAAAGAAAGCAGCAACTAGAGGAAATAAAAGAGAAGTATATGAAAGGAGAACTCAACGAAGACGAACTACCCGATAATTGGATGGATTTATAA
- a CDS encoding sulfurtransferase TusA family protein, with protein MAEIKIAKTLDVKGMYCPGPVMETAKAIKQIGIGEVLEVLATDPAAKPDIEAWARRTGQQILDIQQQGGVTRILIKRVK; from the coding sequence ATGGCAGAGATTAAGATTGCAAAAACATTAGATGTAAAGGGAATGTATTGTCCAGGGCCAGTGATGGAAACTGCTAAGGCAATTAAGCAAATTGGAATTGGAGAAGTACTAGAAGTATTAGCAACAGATCCAGCTGCAAAACCAGATATTGAGGCCTGGGCTAGAAGGACTGGCCAACAAATTTTAGATATTCAACAACAAGGCGGAGTAACGAGAATACTAATAAAGAGAGTTAAGTAA
- a CDS encoding DsrE/DsrF/DrsH-like family protein encodes MAEQKKKLSIIVFSGTIDKLMPVGILASGAAAAGYEVNLFFTFWGLTNITKSGLQRQPAPIDKNYEQMGPMMMQKMQEMKYPMWYQLIQQAKEVGEVKVFACSTTMEFFGIKREDLAEFVDDVVGVATFLDRAEGGTTLFI; translated from the coding sequence TTGGCTGAACAAAAGAAAAAACTATCTATAATCGTCTTCTCTGGAACAATTGATAAGTTAATGCCAGTAGGAATATTAGCATCAGGCGCTGCAGCAGCTGGATATGAAGTAAACCTATTCTTCACATTCTGGGGGTTAACAAATATAACGAAATCTGGACTTCAGAGACAACCAGCTCCAATAGATAAAAACTATGAACAAATGGGTCCAATGATGATGCAAAAAATGCAAGAAATGAAATATCCAATGTGGTATCAATTAATTCAGCAAGCAAAGGAAGTAGGAGAAGTTAAAGTATTTGCATGCAGTACCACAATGGAATTCTTCGGCATAAAGAGAGAAGACTTAGCAGAATTTGTTGATGATGTAGTAGGAGTTGCAACATTCTTAGATAGAGCAGAAGGAGGAACAACTTTGTTCATTTGA
- a CDS encoding DsrE family protein, with amino-acid sequence MSEGEKKQKVLVVVTHGPEDLDRTYAPLFMASIAASMEYETSVFFMIKGPKLLDKKWQEEERKKGGNPFIHFFDMAKDNGVKMYVCVQSLKDMCHMNESDVVDGVEIVGGSTLIDLLFDADRALFF; translated from the coding sequence ATGAGTGAAGGAGAGAAAAAACAAAAAGTTCTAGTAGTAGTGACTCATGGACCAGAAGATTTAGATAGAACATATGCACCTCTTTTTATGGCCTCAATAGCTGCCTCAATGGAATATGAAACATCAGTATTCTTCATGATAAAAGGACCAAAGTTATTAGATAAGAAATGGCAAGAGGAGGAGAGGAAAAAAGGAGGAAATCCATTCATACACTTCTTCGATATGGCTAAAGACAATGGAGTAAAAATGTATGTATGTGTTCAAAGCCTTAAAGATATGTGCCATATGAATGAAAGTGATGTAGTGGATGGAGTTGAAATAGTTGGCGGTTCTACATTAATAGATTTACTATTCGATGCTGACAGAGCATTATTCTTCTGA
- a CDS encoding NAD(P)/FAD-dependent oxidoreductase: MEYDVVIIGGGTAGYTAGIILSRKGKRVAVIEKEKFGGTCVNYGCVPSIFLSDISFLYSRLSELGNYKGIEINLKLNNFFSKRDEIIDYLSSAGKKLIKNAGGETIEGEAFLHDNHNVEVNGKILNTKEIFLATGSKPKPPRIEGIENTISEDQAVRLTSIPSSMIVLGGGVAGTEIAQIYAKLGTKVTLITRGKVLKDLHEESRKLLLDSLEFDGVDIVENSKVERIHGEKVYTNKGEYEGDIIVYATGREPNYPKGFEKLGIEIGKEGIIVNERMQTNIKNVYAIGDIVNKEKKVAHVAYMEAIIASLNSLGTCEYMDYSGTPQVIYTDPQIGVVGEKDKVVKFLKFPYNANTRAIIKGLREGFALIGIDKNGTVVYSEIVGDNAEELVNIMALAIRKRVTIRDLAFTIFAHPSLSEVLINSAREEFDLDVDIYK; encoded by the coding sequence ATGGAATATGATGTTGTAATAATAGGTGGAGGAACTGCCGGCTACACAGCTGGTATCATATTAAGTAGAAAAGGTAAAAGAGTAGCAGTAATAGAAAAAGAAAAGTTTGGAGGAACATGCGTAAATTACGGATGTGTTCCAAGTATTTTTTTGTCAGATATTTCTTTTTTGTATTCACGACTTTCTGAATTAGGTAATTATAAAGGAATTGAAATTAATTTAAAATTAAATAATTTCTTTTCTAAAAGGGACGAAATAATAGATTATTTGAGTTCGGCGGGTAAAAAACTTATTAAGAACGCTGGCGGAGAGACTATCGAAGGAGAGGCATTTTTGCATGATAATCATAATGTAGAAGTAAATGGAAAGATACTTAACACTAAGGAAATATTTTTAGCTACTGGTTCGAAACCTAAACCGCCAAGAATTGAAGGAATAGAAAATACAATAAGTGAGGATCAAGCTGTTAGGCTTACATCAATACCTTCATCAATGATAGTTTTAGGTGGAGGAGTTGCTGGAACAGAAATTGCACAAATTTATGCTAAATTGGGCACTAAAGTTACTCTTATAACTAGAGGAAAAGTCCTAAAGGATTTGCATGAAGAAAGTAGAAAATTATTATTAGATTCATTAGAGTTTGATGGAGTGGATATTGTCGAGAATTCTAAAGTCGAGAGAATCCATGGAGAGAAAGTGTATACAAATAAAGGCGAATATGAAGGGGATATCATAGTTTATGCTACTGGTAGAGAACCAAATTATCCTAAAGGTTTTGAGAAATTAGGTATTGAAATAGGTAAAGAAGGAATAATAGTTAATGAACGAATGCAAACTAACATTAAAAACGTTTATGCAATAGGAGATATAGTAAATAAGGAAAAGAAAGTTGCTCATGTAGCTTATATGGAGGCTATAATAGCATCTCTAAATTCACTAGGAACTTGCGAATATATGGATTATTCTGGTACTCCACAAGTTATTTACACAGACCCTCAAATAGGAGTAGTCGGAGAAAAAGATAAGGTGGTAAAATTCTTAAAATTCCCATATAATGCTAATACTAGAGCCATAATCAAAGGACTAAGAGAAGGCTTTGCACTAATAGGAATAGATAAAAATGGTACTGTAGTTTATTCAGAAATTGTTGGAGATAATGCTGAAGAGTTAGTAAATATAATGGCATTAGCTATAAGGAAAAGAGTGACTATAAGGGACTTAGCATTTACGATATTTGCACATCCTTCATTAAGTGAAGTTCTAATTAACTCAGCCAGAGAAGAATTTGATTTAGATGTTGATATATATAAATGA
- a CDS encoding thioredoxin family protein translates to MSYDYIVSQYLSYINGLTLEGCKIEEIFDYFKDKLNIVNKEGCNKPYLKVYKNDRLYFTYYGIPTVNEFWPFLNALVRISNNVIQLDEKEKELASKISGNIKLFVTPDCTKCPIAAELLYQLPIYNPNVSLEIIDVTMYEEEGKKYRVLNVPKIILNEKVEIPGSFPPTIILKMLAKGSEQH, encoded by the coding sequence ATGAGTTACGATTACATAGTCTCGCAATACTTGTCTTATATAAATGGTTTAACATTAGAAGGATGTAAAATCGAAGAAATTTTCGATTATTTCAAGGATAAACTAAATATAGTTAATAAAGAAGGTTGTAATAAACCATACCTAAAAGTATATAAAAACGATAGACTTTATTTTACTTATTACGGTATACCCACAGTAAATGAGTTTTGGCCATTTTTAAACGCATTGGTTAGGATTTCAAATAACGTTATTCAATTAGATGAAAAGGAAAAAGAACTTGCATCTAAAATTTCTGGTAACATTAAATTATTTGTAACACCAGATTGTACTAAATGCCCAATAGCAGCAGAACTACTTTATCAACTTCCCATCTACAATCCAAACGTAAGCTTAGAAATTATAGACGTTACAATGTATGAAGAAGAGGGTAAAAAATATAGGGTTCTTAATGTACCTAAAATTATATTAAATGAAAAAGTGGAAATACCAGGTAGTTTTCCTCCAACAATAATTCTGAAAATGTTAGCTAAGGGTAGCGAACAACATTGA
- a CDS encoding PIN domain-containing protein, whose product MAEFVVITFSSLNYLKDLINIYKNKKVIVTTLTYSKALKKGLNPLIYENVWIRAYSHKPVKIFDLDEADSEAILVAQELSAQLVTSDEKIEKIAKEMGINVVRYP is encoded by the coding sequence ATGGCTGAGTTTGTAGTAATTACATTTAGCTCTCTTAACTATCTTAAAGATCTAATTAACATTTATAAGAATAAGAAAGTTATTGTTACTACTTTAACTTATTCCAAGGCATTAAAAAAAGGGTTAAACCCATTAATTTATGAGAATGTTTGGATAAGAGCCTATTCTCATAAACCAGTAAAAATTTTTGACTTAGATGAAGCTGATTCAGAGGCAATACTTGTAGCACAAGAATTATCTGCACAACTGGTTACTTCAGATGAAAAGATAGAAAAGATTGCAAAAGAAATGGGAATCAATGTTGTTCGCTACCCTTAG